A section of the Ochotona princeps isolate mOchPri1 chromosome 19, mOchPri1.hap1, whole genome shotgun sequence genome encodes:
- the KIF20A gene encoding kinesin-like protein KIF20A: MSQGILSPPTGLLSDEDVGVSPVFESTAADLGSVVRKALLSDCSIISTSLEDKQQVPSEDSTEKVKVYLRVRPLLPSELEQQEDQGCVRIEDVETLVLQAPKDSFALKSNERGIGPATHRFTFSQIFGPEVGQASFFNLTVKEMVKDVLRGQNWLIYTYGVTNSGKTHTIQGTIKDGGILPRSLALIFSSLQGQLHPTPDLKPLLSHEVIWLDNKQIRQEEIKKLSLINGGPLEEELSTSLKRSVHPESQMGTSISLDSGIAGLSSTSQLTSSSQLDETSHRWAQRDTAPVSVPADIRFSIWVSFFEIYNELLYDLLEPPNQQRKRQTLRLCEDQNGNPYVKDLNWIHVQNAEEAWKLLKVGRKNQSFASTHLNQNSSRSHSIFSIRILHLQGEGDIIPKISELSLCDLAGSERCKDQKSGERLKEAGNINTSLHTLGRCIAALRQNQQNRSKQNLVPFRDSKLTRVFQGFFTGRGRSCMIVNVNPCASAYDETLHVAKFSAIATQLVHVPPVQLGLSSLHSLIKEHSLQASSLDRGAKAGPRLDDAIGDEADISVYGKEELLQVVEAMKALLLKERQEKRQLEMELRDEICNEMVEQMRQREQWCSEHLDTQKELLEEMYEEKLKILKESLTSFYQEEIQERDEKIEELEALLQEARQQPVANLQSESELSLRRSQRLAASASTQQLQEVKAKLEQCKTELNSTTEELQKYQKMLEPPPSAKPFIIDVEKKLEEGQKNIRLLRTELQKLGESLQSAERACCHSTGAGKLRQAFTTCDDILIKQDQTLAELQNNMMLVKLDLRKKASCIAEQYHTVLKLQGQASSAKKRFGANQENQQPNQQPPGKKPFLRNLLPRTPTCQSSTDCSPYARILRSRCSPLLKSGPFGKKY; this comes from the exons ATGTCGCAAGGGATCCTTTCTCCGCCGACGGGCTTACTGTCAGATGAGGATGTGGGTGTTTCCCCCGTGTTTGAGTCCACAGCTGCGGACTTGGGGTCCGTTGTTCGCAAGGCACTGCTATCAGACTGCTCCATCATCTCCACTTCTCTCGAGGACAAGCAGCAG GTTCCGTCGGAAGACAGTACAGAGAAGGTCAAAGTTTACCTGAGGGTCAGGCCCTTGTTACCTTCCGAGTTGGAGCAACAAGAAGATCAG GGTTGTGTTCGTATCGAGGATGTGGAGACCCTTGTTCTACAAGCCCCCAAGGACTCCTTTGCCCTGAAGAGCAATGAGCGGGGAATTGGCCCAGCCACACACAGGTTCACTTTTTCCCAG ATCTTTGGACCAGAAGTTGGACAGGCATCCTTCTTCAACCTGACTGTAAAGGAGATGGTAAAGGATGTACTCAGAGGGCAGAACTGGCTCATCTATACTTACGGAGTCACCAACTCAGGAAAAACACACACGATTCAAG GTACCATCAAGGATGGAGGAATCCTGCCCCGATCATTGGCTCTGATCTTCAGTAGCCTCCAAGGCCAACTTCATCCCACGCCTGACCTGAAGCCCTTGCTCTCTCATGAAGTCATCTGGCTAGACAACAAGCAGATCCGACAGGAAGAAATTAAGAAGCTGTCATTGATAAATGGAGGTCCCCTAGAG GAGGAGCTGTCCACCTCCTTAAAGAGGAGTGTCCACCCTGAAAGTCAGATGGGTACCAGCATCAGCTTGGACAGTGGCATTGCTGGACTTTCTTCTACCAGTCAGCTTACCAGCAGTAGCCAATTAGATG AAACGAGTCACCGATGGGCACAGCGAGACACTGCCCCTGTAAGTGTTCCAGCAGACATTCGCTTCTCCATATGGGTCTCCTTTTTTGAGATCTACAACGAATTGCTCTATGATCTGTTAGAGCCACCTAACCAGCAGCGCAAAAGGCAGACTCTGCGGCTATGTGAAGATCAGAATGGAAATCCATATGTGAAAG ATCTTAATTGGATTCATGTTCAAAATGCCGAGGAGGCCTGGAAACTCCTGAAGGTGGGTCGTAAGAACCAGAGCTTTGCCAGCACCCACCTGAACCAGAACTCCAGCCGCAG TCATAGCATCTTCTCAATCCGGATCCTGCACCTTCAAGGGGAAGGAGATATAATCCCCAAGATCAGCGA GTTGTCTCTCTGTGACCTGGCTGGGTCAGAGCGCTGCAAAGATCAGAAGAGTGGTGAAAGGCTCAAGGAAGCTGGAAATATTAACACTTCTCTGCATACTCTGGGCCGCTGTATTGCTGCTCTGCGCCAAAACCAGCAGAACCG ATCAAAGCAGAACCTGGTTCCCTTCCGAGACAGCAAATTGACCCGAGTATTCCAAGGCTTCTTCACTGGCCGAGGCCGTTCCTGCATGATTGTCAATGTGAATCCCTGTGCATCTGCTTACGATGAGACTCTTCATGTAGCCAAGTTCTCAGCCATTGCCACCCAG CTTGTACATGTCCCACCTGTACAACTGGGACTCTCATCCCTACATTCGCTCATCAAGGAACACAGTCTTCAAGCATCCAGCTTGGACAGAGGGGCTAAGGCAGGCCCAAGGCTTGATGACGCCATTGGAGATGAAGCTGACATCTCCGTGTATGGCAAGGAG GAGCTCCTTCAGGTAGTAGAAGCCATGAAAGCACTGCTTTTgaaagaaagacaggaaaagCGGCAACTGGAGATGGAGCTCCGTGATGAAATCTGCAATGAGATGGTGGAGCAGATGCGACAGCGAGAACAGTGGTGCAG TGAACATTTGGACACCCAAAAGGAACTACTGGAGGAAATGtatgaagaaaaattaaagattCTCAAGGAGTCACTGACAAGTTTTTACCAAGAAGAGATTCAA GAGCGGGATGAAAAGATTGAAGAGCTAGAAGCTCTCTTGCAGGAGGCCAGACAGCAACCAGTGGCCAATCTACAATCAGAGTCTGAACTGTCCCTTCGGCGGTCACAAAGGTTGGCAGCTTCTGCCTccacccagcagctgcaggaggtTAAAGCTAAACTAGAACAGTGCAAGACAGAGTTAAACTCCACCACAGAAG AATTACAGAAGTATCAGAAAATGTTAGAACCGCCACCTTCTGCCAAGCCCTTCATCATTGATGTGGAGAAGAAGTTAGAGGAGGGTCAGAAG aatATAAGATTGCTGCGgacagagcttcagaaactcggTGAATCTCTCCAGTCAGCAGAGCGAGCCTGCTGTCACAGCACTGGGGCAGGAAAACTCCGCCAAGCCTTCACCACTTGTGATGACATCTTAATCAAACAG GACCAGACCTTAGCTGAGCTGCAAAATAACATGATGCTAGTCAAACTGGACCTACGGAAGAAGGCATCCTGCATTGCTGAGCAGTATCACACTGTGCTGAAACTCCAAGGCCAGGCTTCTTCTGCTAAAAAACGTTTTGGTGccaaccaggaaaaccagcagccaAACCAGCAACCCCCAGGAAAGAAACCATTCCTTCGAAACCTACTTCCTCGGACACCCACCTGCCAAAGCTCTACAGACTGCAGTCCTTATGCGCGGATCTTGCGTTCACGGTGCTCCCCACTACTAAAATCGGGACCTTTTGGCAAAAAATATTAA
- the BRD8 gene encoding bromodomain-containing protein 8 isoform X6, whose protein sequence is MATGTGKHKLLSTGPTEPWSIREKLCLASSVMRSGDQNWVSVSRAIKPFAEPGRPPDWFSQKHCASQYSELLETTETPKRKRGEKGEVVETVEDVIVRKLTAERVEELKKVIKETQERYRRLKRDAELIQAGHMDSRLDELCNDIAMKKKLEEEEAEVKRKATDAAYQARQAVKTPPRRLPTVMVRSPIDSASPGGDYPLGDMTAATMEEATSGVNPGTLPSTPVTSFPGIPDTLPPGSAPLEAPMTPVTDDSPQKKMLGQKATPPPSPLLSELLKKGSLLPTSPRLVNESEMAVASGHLNSAGVLLEVGGVLPMMHGGEIQQTPNTVASSPAASGAPTLSRLLEAGPTQFTTPLASFTTVASEPPVKLVPPPVESVSQATIVMMPALPAPSSAPAVSTPDSVAPVSQPDTCVPMETVGDPHTVTVSMDSNEISMIINSIKEECFRSGVAEASGGSKPPSIDGKEDLDLAEKMDIAVSYTGEELDFETVGDIIAIIEDKVDDHPEVLDVAAVEAALSFCEENDDPQSLPGPWEHPIQQERDKPGPLPAPEMTVKQERLDFEETENKGIHELVDMREPSVEIKVEPAEPDPGISGSEIAGVVPAPSMEPPELRSQDLDEEPRSIATGEIAEADVSSGKSEETTLTTVKTEASPESMLSPSHGSNPNEDPLETESQHKFEMSDSLKEESGAIFGSQIKDAPGEDEEEDGVSEAASLEEPKEEDQGEGYLSEMDNEPPVSESDDGFSIHNAALQSHALADSIPSSPASSQFSVCSEDQEAIQAQKIWKKAIMLVWRAAANHRYANVFLQPVTDDIAPGYHSIVQRPMDLSTIKKNIENGLIRSTAEFQRDIMLMFQNAVMYNSSDHDVYHMAVEMQRDVLEQIQQFLATQLIMQTSESGISAKSLRGRDSTRKQDASEKDSVPMGSPAFLLSLFDGGTRGRRCAIEADMKMKK, encoded by the exons ATGGCGACAGGGACAGGCA AACACAAGCTGCTGAGTACTGGTCCTACGGAGCCGTGGTCCATCCGAGAGAAGCTGTGTCTAGCCTCTTCTGTCATGAGGAGTGGCGATCAAAATTG GGTATCAGTTAGCAGAGCAATCAAACCCTTTGCAGAACCTGGCCGTCCTCCAGACTGGTTTTCACAAAAA CATTGTGCTTCCCAGTATTCAGAGCTTCTGGAGACCACTGAAACTCCAAA ACGGAAAcgaggagagaagggagaagtgGTGGAAACTGTTGAAGATGTGATTGTTCGGAAACTGACTGCTGAGCGAGTAGAGGAACTAAAGAAAGTGATAAAGGAAACCCAGGAAAGATACAG ACGGCTAAAAAGAGATGCTGAACTAATTCAAGCTGGACATATGGATAGCAGACTGGATGAACTGTGCAATGACATTGCAAT gaaaaagaaattggaggaagaggaggctgaaGTAAAAAGGAAGGCTACAGATGCTGCATATCAGG CCCGTCAAGCAGTAAAAACACCCCCTCGGAGGTTACCCACTGTGATGGTCCGATCTCCTATAGATTCTGCCTCCCCAGGAGGTGACTATCCACTTGGGGACATGACTGCAGCTACTATGGAAGAGGCCACCTCTGGG GTAAACCCTGGGACTTTGCCGAGTACCCCAGTCACCTCGTTTCCTGGGATTCCTGACACCCTTCCTCCAGGCTCTGCACCCTTAGAAGCCCCCATGACCCCAGTAACAGATGATTCACCCCAGAAAAAGATGCTTGGACAGAAAGCAACACCacccccctcccctctgctgtcaGAGCTCTTGAAGAAGGGCAGCCTCCTGCCTACTAGCCCCAGACTG GTCAATGAGAGTGAAATGGCTGTGGCTTCTGGCCATCTGAACAGTGCAGGTGTTCTCCTGGAGGTAGGCGGGGTCCTTCCCATGATGCATGGTGGGGAGATACAGCAAACACCCAATACTGTTGCATCGTCCCCTGCTGCCTCAG GTGCTCCCACTCTTTCCCGGCTTTTAGAAGCTGGGCCTACCCAGTTTACCACACCTCTTGCTTCCTTCACTACTGTTGCCAGTGAGCCTCCAGTTAAACTTGTGCCACCCCCTGTAGAATCTGTGTCCCAGGCTACCATTGTCATGATGCCTGCGCTGCCAGCACCATCCTCTGCTCCGGCTGTCTCCACTCCTGACAGTGTAGCTCCAG TGAGTCAGCCTGATACCTGTGTTCCTATGGAGACTGTGGGAGATCCACATACTGTGACTGTTTCCATGGATAGCAACGAAATCTCTATGATTATTAATTCCATCAAAGAAGAGTGCTTCCGATCAGGGGTAGCAGAGGCCTCTGGCGGATCAAAACCTCCCAGCATAGACGGGAAGGAAGATTTAGATCTGGCTGAGAAGATGGATATTGCTGTGTCTTACACAGGTGAAGAGCTAGACTTTGAGACTGTTGGAGACATCATTGCCATCATTGAGGACAAG GTAGATGATCATCCTGAAGTACTGGATGTGGCAGCAGTGGAAGCAGCACTGTCATTCTGTGAAGAGAATGATGATCCCCAGTCCCTGCCTGGCCCCTGGGAGCATCCTATTCAGCAGGAACGGGACAAACCAGGACCTCTCCCTGCACCAGAAATGACGGTTAAGCAAGAGAGGTTGGACTTTGAGGAAACAGAAAACAAGGGAATCCATGAACTGGTGGACATGAGGGAACCCAGTGTTGAGATCAAGGTGGAACCTGCAGAACCAGATCCAGGCATTTCAGGGTCTGAAATAGCTGGAGTTGTCCCAGCCCCAAGTATGGAGCCACCAGAACTCAGGAGTCAGGACTTAGATGAAGAACCCAGGAGTATTGCAACTGGAGAGATTGCTGAAGCAGATGTTTCCAGCGGGAAAAGCGAGGAGACCACACTTACAACTGTGAAGACAGAG GCATCCCCCGAAAGTATGTTGTCTCCCTCCCATGGCTCAAATCCCAATGAAGATCCCTTAGAGACAGAGTCCCAGCACAAGTTTGAAATGTCAG ACTCATTGAAAGAAGAATCAGGGGCTATTTTTGGAAGCCAGATAAAG GATGCCCCAGGTGAGGATGAGGAAGAAGATGGGGTCAGTGAAGCAGCCAGCCTAGAAGAGCCAAAGGAAGAAGATCAAGGAGAAGGCTATTTGTCAGAAATGGATAATGAGCCCCCTGTGAGCGAGAGTGATGATGGCTTTAGCATACACAACGCTGCACTGCAGTCACATGCACTGGCAGACTCCATCccaagcagccctgcttcttcaCAGTT TTCTGTCTGTAGTGAGGATCAAGAAGCTATTCAGGCACAGAAAATATGGAAGAAAGCCATCATGCTTGTATGGAGAGCTGCAGCTAATCATAG ATATGCCAATGTCTTCTTGCAGCCTGTTACAGATGACATAGCACCTGGCTACCACAGCATTGTGCAGAG GCCTATGGATTTGTCAACTATTaagaaaaacattgaaaatgGACTGATTCGTAGCACAGCTGAATTTCAGCGTGACATTATGCTGATGTTTCAGAATGCTGTGATGTACAATAGTTCAGATCACGATGTATATCACATGGCAGTAGAGATGCAGCGAGATGTATTGGAACAGATCCAG CAATTTTTGGCCACACAGTTGATTATGCAAACATCTGAGTCTGGTATCAGTGCTAAAAGTCTTCGAGGGAGAGATTCTACCCGCAAACAGGATGCTTCAGAGAAG GACAGTGTCCCCATGGGctctcctgccttccttctctctctcttt GATGGAGGAACAAGGGGACGCCGCTGTGCCATTGAAGCAGATATGAAGATGAAAAAGTGA